The Rosa chinensis cultivar Old Blush chromosome 7, RchiOBHm-V2, whole genome shotgun sequence DNA segment GCCTGCAGTCAAGTACAGAGGCGTACGCAAGcgaaaatggggtaaatgggtGTCCGAAATCCGGGAACCGGGAAAGAAAACCCGGATATGGCTCGGAAGCTAGCTACGAGGCCCCCGAAATGGCCGCCGCCGCCTACGATGCGGCGGCATTGCACCTCAGAGGACCAGGGGTCCTGTTTAACTTTCCTGAAATGGTTGATAGTCTTCCGAGGCCAGCGAGTTCGAGTCCTTCGGACGTGCAGTTGGCGGCTCAAGGGGCGGCAATGAGGTTTAGGAGACTGCCAATGGGGTCGGTTTCGACGGAGGTGGCTGGTGGCTCGAGTGGTGGCGCGGCGCCGGTGACGGTGGGACTGTCGCCGAGTCAAATTCAGGCGATTAATGAGTCGCCATTGGACTCGCCTAAGATGTGGATGCAGTACATGTACATTTCTCATCGTGATGAGGCTTTGTTTTTTGGGGAGGACATGCCATCGTCTATGGGTTTCTATGATGATCATGATGACGGTTTGCACCATCAGTCCATTTGGGACTCCTAGTTTATtacttttcatatataaatgACAATGTAGTAACTAGCCAATTAACTAGCTACAATATATTCAACAGATTCATTCAGAACATAGATAAAATAATATCATCTATGTTTTAGTTGTATACTGCTCGATCAGTTGATGGTAGTTTCTAGGATTTCCAATTCATAAGTGTAATTTGATCGATTCCAATCCAAGAATTTATGAGAGGTTAATTTGCAGTTTCCCATCATCATCGAGTTGGTGAAAAACTAGACACAGATGCAAGAATGAGGCTCTTAAGGTACATTATTATGGAGTTAATAGAGATTTTAGAAAAGACGTTATTGACGCTTTTTGGTCTTCCCTCACTAAatattattgattttattggcgTAGAGGTGATGGCGGTGCTTATGATAAtcaatcttgcttagtttcaaAGTTTGAAACATATGACAAGAATTCAACTCTCTTCtttgatttcaatttcatttgttACATATCCTCATTTGTTGCCTTGGTAGCTATTGGTGGAAAAGAATAGTGTATATatcaaatttctattttttttttcacatatcTTTTGATAAAGGAACCAAGTGATTGATCTATTGACCGATTTTAATTTTTCGATGACAAGTTTCGTGGGAAGATCAATTTTCAGTCATCACTGTTGTATTTGAGACAAATTGGGTCTTCTTAGTTTTCCCCTTAGATGGTATATTTTGATTGGCAATGTCAGCCCACCTCTTTCTCTATTGGATATGTGGTTCATATTTTGCTTTAAAGAATATGGCTGCCCGCCATATCTCATTTATGTTGCATGCTTGTCTCGCCTTCTTCAACATTTTCAAGGGATATGGTTTATATATATCCCCCTAGTATCTGTATATACTCTCTCCCTCGCACTGTCCAGGTTTGAtaggaaacaaaaagaaaaaatccaagACATCCAGGCGAAGCCATATCTCATCTACAGTATGACTCGCAATCTCCTTCTCATTGCTGACTGCATATCCCAAAATAGCTGTGTACACACCCCTTTTAAAGGAAacatttcttttcaaaaaacttgCACAACCTTTGGAGAAAAAGTATACCCAAACCCATTAAACGAGGATATACAGCAAAGGGCAAGATTAGCAATGTTAAAGTCTGTTAATATAGTAGACCTTACCAAGTTAGCTTGTCAGGTCATTATATTACCAGAAATGAGAACACGTATAGTGGGATTAAATCTTTGATTTCTTACTTCATTAGGTTTCATTTTCTTTGCGAACTGAAAAATTCCAATATCCTTAAGAAACAGGCATATATTGGGCACATTCTTTAGATTGGTCCTTAGGTGCCCTCAGTTGAACTTATTCAAATTGGTCAAGTTGGATGCAAGCAACCTTTTCAAAAAAGTTGGATGCAAGCAAAAACAACACATGACAATAACACAATAATTTAACGAGGTTCGGCCAAATTGCCTACATCCTCGGGCcaccatgatgatgatgaatcaaCTAATAAAGAAGGTTACAATCATAAACCACTCTAGGTAATCTCACTCCTCTCAACCCCTCTCAATAGAGAGCCCCAGTTACACCCAAGAAAAACCTCACAAGCATTCCTCTCAAAGTAAAATCTCTTAGGGAAGCATCTCTTCCTAAATATAGATTTTCACAATCCTAGTACTAGTAGAACAAGTCCCCTCTCCTtgagaaagaagaaattaaaacctTGCAGCCTTTGGGACTTTAGCTTGACTAAGCCCGTGACATGCTGTTCCTCTCAGTTGTGAATCTTCTCCTGAATTTAGTTCCACTAGATTCAACAGGATTCCACTTCAATCAGGATTTCACCATGTCCAAGCTATTTTGAGCTGCAACCCTCATTGAACATCATTTGTCCTTTGGTTGATTATGAATTCCATGGTCCGCAATTGAAGGTAATTTACAGAGTTTTGCATGCGATAAAGACTACCTGAGTGTCATGTTATGCTACTCCACTGCTACTTTGAGGTCTGACCTGCCAAAAAATCATCATTACAAATCTATATAGTTTGCATCAAATTTTACATAAGCTTCTCCTAGTCTCAAATACAGAAACTTAAAGAATCCAGAGCATTGGAAAAGACTTGTAGTGCATTCATGACCTTAGGAAACAAAGTCACCTTTCGGAGTTACAAAAAAGTTTAGAAACTGTGAATCCTAAAACTAATAGAACAAGTCACCAAGTCCTTGTGATAGAAGAAATATACCCCTTTCTGCCTTTTGGACTTCAGCTTCCACTGCTGACGAAGTCCGTGTCATGCTGTTCTTCCGCTTTTTTGTGATTCCTTTTTTCTAGAATTTGATTCCACTGGACTCCAACAGAATTTCCAAGTCAGTTTCCACCATGTCCAAGCTGTTTTGAGCAGCAAGTCTCATTGAACATCCCCTACCTCGTTTGTCCTTTTGGTGAATTTGAATGAGATCAGTTTGGGTCACATCCACTTTGCCCTCTCTTCCATGCTATAAACTTCAGCCCCAATAGGATAAGAAAATCCATGGAAATCAGATACCAAATTTATATAGTGACATTAATTCgaatctgaaaatatatataGCAAGTGGAACTTCAAGCCTTCAACTGAGATATTACCTACTTTAGGTAAGCCTCATCCACTGTTCAAATGGATGACAATCATAAACTGTTTTCCTTGCTACTTGCTACTGCACCACTGCTTCAGACAGGTCCTACATAGAATTCATTTTCTCTAGTTAAGCAACCAGCATCTCTATTCTAGTCATACAGACACAAGGGACGTTTAATTTATATTCCCTAAATATCTTAGTAGTTTCTAATCACTCACTTTGAGCTGTTTTTCGTAGTGGCAGCTTAAATTAGACACGTGAAGGTCTAGTAGTGTAAAATCTGAAAAATATACCTTACTAAAGAGGGGGGAAAAGTGAAACTCCATGTTGTTCAATTTAAAGCAAATTTGTTACCACTATGATATATATGCTGCTTCTCCAGTTATGCTAAATTTGATTCTCTGTCAAGGCAGGGCCAAATTTCTGCGAAATAACAACCATATAAGCATTTCTTTaggcatcatttttttttttctaaaatgaacattcaaaataaaaattaataaaagtatcaATATTAGAACAAAACAACAAACCTCAGGGAACATTTGGAAACTTAACAGTAGACCGAATGAGATATGGGTCATTCTGCACTTCCATCTTTTTCATGGAACAAAAAGCTTCCGCTACTAAGGCAAGAAAATCAAATGCAATGTAAATTAGATACTGAATTTTGAAACATTAGAATACAAGAACTACCAAGTGCAAATTCAAGCTTCAACTGCTACATATATAGAAATGCTTCAGATACAGATGCCAAATTACTACCACGTCTAGTTAAGAGCCAAGTCACGCCAATATCTGCAAAGGAAAGCTTCGAAAATACTCCTGCATCAAATGTGTTAGTCAATATGGATTTCATTCCTTAACCTATAGTTGAAGCATGTTCTGACAACTAgagcaaaagaaaaaggaagaatttCCCCCTTAAAGAAAACACACGTGGTGTGCATAGATGGTCAAAGAAGCATTTCTCCAAGGCATTTTTATGCATGGAGGAGAGGAACTAAAGAGTGTGTGTGTGAAACAACCTTATGTTGCCTTCAGGTGAGTTGATGGAAACTTGAAGATAAATTCAATTCAGACCTTGCGGGCAAATCCACTCTTCTGATGCAAAGGAAGTTAGATAGGAAACTAGTGATATTAGAATTTAGTAACTATCAACTAAAAGCACTCTCAAAACTATTGCATAGGATCATTTCAGATGATGGTGATAAATTACTTAATGTATGTAAGAAACTACCAACGAGTCAAACGCATACGAGAAGTCAAGAGAAGTGTTTATATCTGCTTAACATCCCACCTGCATAGAATGTGTTGATCAATTACTAATTGATAAGGAAATCACAGGACATATAGAAATAATGTTGACACCATATAAAAAATGCAATGCAAGTAAAATGCCAGCCACACCACAAACACATATAAACCTTGCATGGTGATACAAAGGTATGTCTAGTTTATAGTTTGTAGTACCTCATCTCATTAATGATTAATCACCAGCTTGACAACTCCGATGCGGTTTTGGAGTCTCCATGCTTCTACATTTCCTACACAGTAGATTTTGATTTATATCAGATCCATAACAGAAGAATTTGTTTGTATTGGCTTACAAGATTATGAATTCCATGGTCCGTAATTGAAGGTAACTTACAAAGTTTTGCATCCGATAAGGACTACCCAAGTATCATGTTATGCTGCTCCACTGCTACTTTGAGGTCTCACCTGCCAAAAAATCATCATTACAATTCTATATAGTTTTGCATCAAAATTTACATAAGCATCTCCTAGTCtcaaatgcagaaacttaaagaATCCAGAGCATTGGAAAAGACTTGTAGTGCATAGATGACCTTAGGAAACAAAGTCATCTCTCGGAGTTAGAAAAAAGTTTAGAAATTGTGAATCCTAAAACTAATAGGACAAGTCACCCGGTCCTCGTGATAGAAGAAATATACACCTTAGTGTTCCACTGCTGACAAAGCCCATGTCATGCTGTTCTTCTGctttttggtgattttttttctagaaGGAATACCAGAGTGTCATCATGTCTTGAGAACTCCAGCAACTGCAAACTTTAGAATCTACACTATTTTCTGCAAAGTTCATGACGATAAATTACAATCTTTTGCATATAATTTTCACATTAGGTTTCATATAGCTTCACATCCAAACACTTGAGAAGCGTGAAACATCAATTACTAACTTCCTACATGTTATAATTGCACCCTTTGAACTTACTTGTAAGTGAAGAAAGAAACCAGAAGTGTGAATTCAAATGCCCTTGAGCAGGAGTTGAATGCTGAGCCCGAACTATTGGAAGAGGCAATAAAAGTATCATAAGCAACTAGTAAGATCTTCAATGTGGAGTATGCTCTTGGCTTCTGTCACTGCCTTAAAAACCAAGACCCTTGATAATGCTCAATTGCTGTGATACTTTTAACCTCTTGATATGGAGGTGCCGTTGTGTTCATATCCTCATTCAAGGGACAGTCCTGACCATAACAGAAGGAACCTGTGATATTATAGATGGACCTGCAACATTATAGAGTGGTACGTTGACATCAACAACTAGAAAAATAAGATTCCAAGTTCTATAAATTTGAAGATAGAATAGACACATGAGTTCTCTCCCAAGTATGAGAGTTCATTGAGTTGTCCACAACTGGAAACCTTCATTAACTTATTGGTGCAACTGTGTACTATAATCCTAGCATTCATCAACCTTTTTCAAATCTTACGAAGGGTTACTTCAGATACAGAATGATAAATTACCTATAATTTAGACAGAATCATGAAAAGCACATCAATCAGTCAAATGGATGCCTCAATGCAAGCCAGGTTTCCCGAGTGGTGTATCACAGCTCAGCAATCCTCCTGCATAGTGCATAGAGTGGGTTGATCAAGACAGAATTCATTTCTCAAGTTGGAGCTAATCACATTTATGTTTGCACAGTAGACGAAACCAGCATATATACTCATAGGATTGAATAAGAAGGTGCAATATTAACATTACAAGCAATTTTCTCAAACCTTAGTTTCTCTGCTACCTTTGCTCCATTTGCAGAACCCCATCGATCAGTTGGACAACTTCAAGGTTCATTGTGATTATGAGTCGGTCATGCTTAAAGCTACCTGTACATAAGTTTTTGAAAGATTTGATTCtacaaaaaaatgaattttataCTACATAACAAAAGTCTGAAACTCTAGTCCAGAATGATGCATACAACTAGAGTCTGATCCTACCTAAGTGTCATCATGTCTTGGGCAATCTAGCCACTGTAAACTTGAGGCAGGTTTGAACAGCCTGCGATAGGGTGCTTGAAATCTTTAACTTGGTCGACTATAAGTAACGTCAGTACGTCGGGGATAGTGATTATCTGAAGATTTCAAAGAACATAAATAAACAAAGTTTGCTCTGCAGGTTGCAATCAAAAAACTAAATACGCTGCAGgagtacatgaatacatatacATTCATCAATTAATTACATACCAGAATCTGTCTTCAGTATCTATTTCTCTTCCTTTGATACGATCAACTCCCAAATATTCAATTGTGACGTTTGGGATGCGAGAGATGAACTCGTCAGGAAGGCTGGCAGGAAGGCTCTGACAACTTTTGATGAGAAGATTCTGCAGTGGTGCATTTTGCAGGAGGAAGTCTGGCAGTTGTTTTAGTTTATCACACACCACAATATGCAAGGAAGAAAGGCGTGGCATTATTGAAATTGATTTCATTTGGGAATTAGAAGAACCATCTTCTGCCTTTCCACCTAATTCCCACTTTTCTAAACTCAAGAAGCCAAGAAAGAGTGTTTCCAAACTTgggaaggatgatgatgatgtttctTCTTCTACTCCGAAAAATTCAGCTCCGATCTCTTTCAGATCATACATGGACATTAGCTTTACTACTTTAAGGGACGGCAGTTTCCCGAGAGGAGGCAAAACAGAGGAGTCGCTGAGACAAAGATGAAAGACTGTCAATCTGGTTAAATACGACGTCGTCATCCAATTGGGCCAGGTGAGACCATGATAATTCCAAATTATCAAAGTGTCCAAATTTTCATGTGGTCGCAAGGCATTCATTACTCCAGCATTTACGTCGTTGTCGCGGCCATCATCCAGAAAAAGTTTTAAATAAGAAAGATGCAGTTTTTGATTCAATTCTGCTTTCTCGGCCTCACTTGCAGCATTTTCCCCAACCCATGAAATACGGATTCATCATTCTCAGATCTTCGAATGTCAATGCTTTGGCATCTTCACTACAATAAACAGAAGTGCCCCCGTCTAGTGTTCGCAAATTCCTTATACGCCTAATCCCTTTTGGTAAGTAGTCCAGCGAATAACAATCACCAACATGAAGGTGCTTCAAGTTAATCAACTTCCCCATATTGTCCGGCAACTCTCTAAGGACATGGCAGTAATCAAGCCTCAAAGTTTGCAAATTGTACAAGTTACACACGCCGTCAGGTAATCTCGTCATTCCATTACCAGACAAATCAAGATATCTCAAATGTGTCAAATCACCAATCTCCTCTGGCAACTGCCGGATCTTGTTGCGACTCAAATTCAAGGTCCTCAGGCATTTCAACTGTGAAATCAAATCCGAGTCTATGGCAGTAATTCTTGAACCAAAAGTTGCCAGGGTACGCAAAATTTCGCTATTCGCTAAGTTTGATATAAAAGATGGAAATGGACCCTCGGGTGCTGACATTAAGGTCAAATGACGAACCCTGTCATTTGCACTCGATGTCTCTGTTCCATGGGGACCCGTAGCCTCCATAGTAAGACACTCATT contains these protein-coding regions:
- the LOC112180617 gene encoding ethylene-responsive transcription factor ERF022, with amino-acid sequence MAAAAYDAAALHLRGPGVLFNFPEMVDSLPRPASSSPSDVQLAAQGAAMRFRRLPMGSVSTEVAGGSSGGAAPVTVGLSPSQIQAINESPLDSPKMWMQYMYISHRDEALFFGEDMPSSMGFYDDHDDGLHHQSIWDS